One window of the Ammospiza nelsoni isolate bAmmNel1 chromosome 2, bAmmNel1.pri, whole genome shotgun sequence genome contains the following:
- the LACC1 gene encoding purine nucleoside phosphorylase LACC1 encodes MVEAVLIDLFSFTANLQSNIQGLLHNTLEAIEKCSSSHAPFVYVMCCQRQGSERNGEQESLLPALKGFQSLKRRLEVVCAQTTVAALYTVKQRLDEKDLSIIKVIVPTFRKDLMKVYIDHLFTAVYQFEFEDLQVAPDSESLQISEHQHEGQMLPSQDMALIQSEIQMYLESLPSLKGELTILRSSLIPDDIFLHGFTTRTGGISYIPTLSSCNLFSSSKRRDPQVVVKENLRRLANAAGFNPEAFHRVKVDHANAVCIVGKTEPDDYDGIVTDQKGVTLAAPGADCIPVLFADPVRRACGAAHSGWKGTLLGVSMATVNAMVSEYGCNMKDILVVLGPSVGPCCYRLPHESAKEFHRIDPKCVRLFDSANPYIDIRRATRILLEKGGILPENIQDDSITDQNQNITFCTACHPDKFYSHFRDGTNFGTQIGFISIKD; translated from the exons ATGGTGGAAGCAGTACTGATAGATCTGTTCAGCTTCACAGCCAACTTGCAGAGCAACATCCAAGGATTACTACACAACACTCTGGAAGCTATTGAGAAATGCTCTTCCAGCCATGCTCCCTTTGTTTATGTCATGTGTTGCCAGAGGCAGGGGAGTGAAAGGAATGGTGAGCAAGAGTCCTTGCTTCCAGCTCTGAAAGGTTTTCAGAGTCTGAAGAGAAGACTGGAGGTGGTATGTGCTCAGACTACAGTTGCTGCTTTGTACACCGTCAAACAGAGACTGGATGAAAAAGACCTGAGCATTATTAAAGTTATTGTCCCTACCTTCAGAAAAGACTTAATGAAAGTATATATAGACCATCTCTTTACAGCAGTCTACCAGTTTGAATTTGAGGATTTACAGGTGGCACCTGACAGTGAAAGCCTGCAGATATCAGAACATCAGCATGAAGGGCAAATGCTTCCTTCACAGGACATGGCACTCATCCAAAGTGAGATTCAGATGTACTTGGAAAGCCTGCCAAGCCTGAAAGGGGAGCTCACCATCCTCAGATCTTCCCTGATCCCAG ATGATATTTTCTTACATGGGTTCACCACAAGGACAGGTGGGATCTCCTACATACCAACTCTAAGCTCCTGCAATCTCTTCAGCAGCTCCAAGCGCAGGGACCCACAAGTTGTTGTTAAAGAAAATCTCCGCCGGCTTGCTAATGCTGCAGGATTTAACCCTGAGGCTTTTCACAGAGTCAAG GTAGATCACGCTAATGCTGTGTGTATTGTGGGAAAGACAGAGCCTGACGACTATGATGGAATAGTTACAGATCAGAAGGGTGTCACgctggcagctccaggtgctgaCTGCATACCCGTGCTCTTTGCTGATCCTGTCCGAAGAGCCTGTGGTGCTGCTCATTCTG GATGGAAGGGCACATTGTTAGGAGTGTCTATGGCCACAGTGAATGCTATGGTGTCTGAATATGGCTGTAACATGAAAGATATCCTTGTGGTGCTGGGTCCATCTGTGGGACCTTGCTGCTATAGACTCCCTCATGAATCAGCAAAAGAATTTCACAGAATTGATCCAAAATGTGTGAGACTATTTGACTCTGCAAATCCTTATATTGATATCAGAAGAGCAACAAG gattctTCTTGAGAAAGGTGGGATTCTTCCTGAGAACATCCAAGATGATTCTATCACAGACCAGAACCAAAACATAACTTTCTGTACTGCATGCCACCCTGATAAATTTTATTCTCACTTCCGTGATGGCACTAACTTTGGGACACAGATTGGCTTCATATCAATCAAAGACTGA